The following coding sequences are from one Alosa alosa isolate M-15738 ecotype Scorff River chromosome 3, AALO_Geno_1.1, whole genome shotgun sequence window:
- the zgc:172182 gene encoding coiled-coil domain-containing protein 89, which yields MASPQKHPKDLKIMITDTKQDMDDVYKALEKLRSLSQEDRAETGMLRSRIDEQSNLICILKQRADEMLLRCQALDKINAELETLRGAVQAELDNEKKRSSLLEQRFMHLAANHQELIKFKDEYKRQNAVLTEENKRLREENETLFCKELQEKELIILSLTKELKDLAQQHMRLEAEYQEKTAVFQGKLKELMNQHQTKEAVLQHELQDTQDQLKNAVDMCAELDLRLKLSQDSNNLHEVKVQKKIEALTKEKEELLDLSMQRGNIIQNRQVEILELEKKCLQAENARIAAEDRFATEVSSVNANLKVKELQLALGAAEKAYGDIKKDFEAYKKHSFDLLAKERELNAKLRHVIG from the exons GACATGGATGATGTGTACAAGGCATTGGAAAAACTCCGCAGTTTGTCCCAAGAGGATCGAGCAGAAACAGGCATGCTGCGATCAAGAATAGACGAGCAATCCAATTTGATTTGCATCTTGAAACAAAGAGCTGATGAGATGCTGCTCCGGTGTCAAGCTTTAGACAAAATCAACGCTGAACTTGAGACCTTACGTGGTGCCGTACAAGCTGAACTTGACAATGAAAAGAAGCGGTCTTCGCTGCTAGAGCAGAGGTTCATGCACCTGGCCGCAAACCACCAAGAGCTGATCAAATTTAAAGACGAGTACAAACGACAGAATGCTGTGTTAACCGAAGAAAACAAACGTCTTCGGGAGGAAAACGAAACGCTGTTTTGTAAAGAACTGCAAGAGAAAGAGTTAATAATTTTGTCATTAACCAAGGAATTAAAGGATCTTGCTCAGCAACACATGCGATTAGAGGCCGAATACCA GGAAAAAACAGCTGTGTTCCAAGGGAAGTTAAAGGAACTTATGAATCAACATCAGACCAAGGAAGCAGTTTTGCAACATGAATTACAGGACACTCAAGATCAATTGAAGAATGCAGTTGACATGTGTGCAG AATTGGACCTTAGATTGAAACTTTCACAAGACAGTAACAACTTACATGAAGTTAAAGTGCAGAAGAAAATTGAAGCTTTAACTAAGGAGAAAGAAGAGCTTTTGGATTTGTCCATGCAGAGAGGAAACATTATACAG AACAGACAAGTTGAGATACTGgagctggaaaaaaaatgtttgcaaGCTGAAAATGCCAGGATTGCGGCAGAAGACCG GTTTGCGACAGAAGTGTCGTCAGTAAATGCAAATCTGAAAGTGAAGGAACTTCAGCTTGCCCTTGGCGCTGCTGAGAAGGCATATGGCGATATCAAGAAG GATTTTGAAGCGTATAAAAAGCACAGCTTTGATCTACTTGCAAAGGAGAGGGAGCTAAATGCCAAGCTACGCCATGTGATTGGTTGA